A genome region from Microtus ochrogaster isolate Prairie Vole_2 chromosome 1, MicOch1.0, whole genome shotgun sequence includes the following:
- the Serpina4 gene encoding kallistatin, translating to MHRTLCLLLLAGYLLLSHGQPAQESNNTSNQTYTEFSQLNVSSSQIIAPGNADFAFRLYHLVAAQNSEKNIFFSPLSISIALAMLSTGAGVDTQTQILEGLGFNLTELSQPEIHEGFRLMQGMISCPSPEMDISVGNALILSQDLQPLPEFVSTTEASYNSKVLLGNFRDMKATIQIINNYVKEKTHGKIKDFIKDLSPNVRMVLVNYIFFRGLWKKPFPSHKVTVSNFYVDEKTIVQVPMMLQDDKEHWFMEDRRVPCTVLRMEYQGDGATAFFILPQKGKMEEVEHMLSPGMLERWNHMLQNRNFYRKLTLHFPKFSIANSYSLEEILPYLGFQDLFTQHADFSRINEKEKLQLSKVFHKATLDVNEVGTEAAAATGTSAMFFSAKHKKHVLVFNRPFFAVIYSTSTKNILFMGKVFNPTA from the exons ATGCATCGCACCCTCTGCCTGCTCCTTCTGGCTGGATACCTGCTGCTTTCTCATGGCCAGCCAGCCCAAGAGTCCAACAACACATCTAACCAGACCTATACAGAGTTCTCACAGTTGAACGTCTCCAGCTCTCAGATCATTGCCCCTGGCAATGCCGACTTTGCATTCCGTCTCTACCACCTGGTGGCCGCCCAAAACTCTGAGAAGAACATCTTCTTCTCTCCACTCAGCATCTCCATCGCCTTGGCCATGCTGTCCACAGGGGCTGGTGTGGACACCCAGACCCAGATCCTTGAAGGCCTGGGCTTCAACCTCACCGAGCTGTCACAGCCTGAAATCCATGAGGGCTTCAGGCTCATGCAGGGCATGATTAGTTGTCCATCTCCTGAGATGGATATCTCTGTAGGCAATGCGCTGATCCTTAGCCAGGACCTGCAGCCTCTCCCTGAGTTTGTCAGCACCACGGAAGCCTCCTATAACAGCAAAGTCTTACTCGGTAACTTCAGAGACATGAAGGCTACGATCCAGATCATCAACAACTATGTCAAGGAGAAAACCCATGGAAAGATCAAGGATTTTATCAAAGACCTGAGCCCCAACGTAAGGATGGTTCTGGTGAATTATATCTTCTTCCGAG GTCTGTGGAAGAAACCTTTCCCTTCCCATAAAGTCACTGTGAGTAACTTCTACGTGGATGAGAAGACAATCGTTCAGGTCCCCATGATGCTGCAAGATGACAAGGAACACTGGTTTATGGAAGACAGACGTGTGCCCTGCACGGTTCTGCGGATGGAATACCAAGGCGATGGCGCCACAGCGTTTTTCATCCTTCCTCAGAAGGGCAAGATGGAGGAGGTGGAGCACATGCTGTCCCCAGGCATGCTGGAAAGGTGGAACCACATGCTTCAGAATAG GAACTTTTACAGAAAGCTTACACTGCACTTCCCCAAATTCTCCATTGCAAATTCCTACTCATTAGAAGAGATTTTGCCCTACCTGGGTTTCCAGGACCTGTTCACCCAGCACGCTGACTTCTCGCGTATCAACGAAAAGGAGAAATTGCAGCTATCCAAA GTTTTCCACAAGGCCACCCTGGATGTGAATGAAGTTGGCACGGAGGCTGCAGCAGCcactggtacctctgccatgttttTCTCTGCCAAGCACAAGAAACATGTCCTTGTATTCAACCGGCCATTCTTCGCAGTGATATATTCCACCAGCACCAAGAATATCCTCTTCATGGGGAAGGTGTTCAACCCCACAGCGTAG